GGCGCGTCAGCTACCGCGCGAAATACGACACCCTCTACATGTTTGCCTACGCGCTGGGCTACGACCCCGCCGAAGCCGTGAAGAATGAAGACGAATACCGCAAGGTGATGGACGCGGTGCGCGACAAGATGATCGAGTGCAAGCCCATCGTGCGCACGTACTGGGATTCCCGCCAGCAATTGGAAGACTTGCTGAAGAACGACGAAGTGTGGGTTGCCACCAGTTGGGATGCCATCGCCTGGACGCTGATGAAGGAATACCCCAACAAGTTCAAGTACGTGGTGCCCAAAGAGGGCGCGGTGGGTTGGTTCGACACCTTCGCCATTTCCGCCGGTGCGGAAAACGTCGATGCCGCCTACAAGTGGATCAACTTCATTATGAAGCCGGAAAACGCAGCCGTGATCATCAACAAGACCGGCTACCAAACGGCTTCCGAGGGTGCTGTCGAACTGGCCTCGCCCGAAATGGCTAAAATCGTCGCCGAAACGCTGCCGCCTGAGAAAATGAAGACCATCAAGTGGTACTTCCCGCTGCCGCCTTACGCCCAAGACATTCAAGCCGACGTGCTCGAGCAGGTCAAAGCCGCAGAATCCAAGTAGTCGGCCCTTTTACCCGCGCCCCAGCGCCCCGGCCTGGGGCGCGGGTTTAAACTTCCCCCCACGAGGCAAGGATCATGTCCCCAGAAATCGATATCGCCCTTGTGCAGGTGACCAAAAAATTTGGCAACTTAGTGGCTGTGAACAATGTCAGTTTTGAAGTGCCGCGCGGGAGTTTCTTTTCCATCCTGGGCCCCTCGGGGAGCGGCAAAACCACCCTCTTACGCATGATTGCCGGTTTTGAAACCCCCACCAGCGGCGACATTTACATCGGCGGCCAGCGCGTCAACGACGTGCCGCCTAACAAACGCCCCTGCAACATGGTCTTCCAGCGGCTGGCGTTGTTCCCCATGATGAATGTTTTGGACAACGTCACCTTTGGCCTCCGCCGCCGCGGCGGCATGAGCAAAGCCGAAATGGAACGCCGCGCCAAAGACGCCCTCGCGCGCGTCGGCTTGCAAGGGCTGGAAAAGCGCAAAATTCACCAACTTTCCGGCGGCCAGCAGCAACGCGTTGCCCTCGCCCGCAGCCTGGTGCTCGAGCCAACCGTGCTGCTGCTGGATGAACCCCTCGGCTCCCTCGACCTCAAACTGCGCCAGAGCATGAAACTGGAACTCAAACATCTTCAGGCGCGCACTGGCACCA
This region of Chloroflexota bacterium genomic DNA includes:
- a CDS encoding extracellular solute-binding protein, which encodes MKRQFWILSLLAVVLVLALAACASPSQPTKAPEQPAATQAPAQPAATEAATEAPTKAPAASSGGLLRMLTWEGYAPEELVDKFTKETGIKVEITYIGDNNELIAKMAATKGVGFDLVSPTLNYVATAQEQFGIYQPIDLTKVNKDLFIPAYWDSILKNSEYQGKPYALPFVWGTTAMVVNLEKAPDAGKSYLDLCDPKYKGRVSYRAKYDTLYMFAYALGYDPAEAVKNEDEYRKVMDAVRDKMIECKPIVRTYWDSRQQLEDLLKNDEVWVATSWDAIAWTLMKEYPNKFKYVVPKEGAVGWFDTFAISAGAENVDAAYKWINFIMKPENAAVIINKTGYQTASEGAVELASPEMAKIVAETLPPEKMKTIKWYFPLPPYAQDIQADVLEQVKAAESK
- a CDS encoding ABC transporter ATP-binding protein, with the protein product MSPEIDIALVQVTKKFGNLVAVNNVSFEVPRGSFFSILGPSGSGKTTLLRMIAGFETPTSGDIYIGGQRVNDVPPNKRPCNMVFQRLALFPMMNVLDNVTFGLRRRGGMSKAEMERRAKDALARVGLQGLEKRKIHQLSGGQQQRVALARSLVLEPTVLLLDEPLGSLDLKLRQSMKLELKHLQARTGTTFVYITHDQTIALAMSDTVAVINRGKIEQIAPPEELYRRPATHFVASFVGENNKLTQGRVIGVRGAQGEQVEVDIAGLRMVSRAGEALEIGDTIDLFIRPEMISLRPGKHENGLLGKVSEVNFDGSHSLVIVDLLESQRPLSINVKIQHTEDAPEVRAGDVVTLSWRWDAANAFHPVAQPHTEAEV